One Equus caballus isolate H_3958 breed thoroughbred chromosome 14, TB-T2T, whole genome shotgun sequence DNA segment encodes these proteins:
- the PWWP2A gene encoding PWWP domain-containing protein 2A isoform X2, translated as MLLNQTEVKASDCVRIWISNLQKEGAKRFGPHGIPVTVFPKREYKDKPEAMQLQSNTFQEGTEVQREASGAVPGDPSPVPPPEPSLAESLWTSKPPPLFHEGAPYPPPLFIRDTYNQSIPQPPPRKIKRPKRKMYREEPTSIMNAIKLRPRQVLCDKCKNSVVAEKKEIRKGSSASDSSKYEDKKRRNESVTTVNKKLKTDHKVDGKNQNESQKRNAVVKVSNIAHSRGRVVKVSAQANTSKAQLSTKKVLQSKNMDHAKAREVLKIAKEKAQKKQSETSTSKNAHSKVHFTRRYQNPSSGSLPPRVRLKPQRYRNEENDSSLKTGLEKMRSGKMAPKPQSRCTSTRSAGEAPSENQSPSDGPEEASCEVQDTNEVLVPGEQEEPQTLGKKGSKSNISVYMTLNQKKSDSSSASVCSIDSTDDLKSSNSECSSSESFDFPPGSRHAPSTSSTSSSSKEEKKLSNSLKMKVFSKNVSKCVTPDGRTICVGDIVWAKIYGFPWWPARILTITVSRKDNGLLVRQEARISWFGSPTTSFLALSQLSPFLENFQSRFNKKRKGLYRKAITEAAKAAKQLTPEVRALLTQFET; from the coding sequence gTTTGGGCCCCATGGGATCCCTGTGACAGTATTTCCCAAAAGGGAATATAAGGATAAACCCGAAGCCATGCAGCTCCAAAGTAATACATTCCAAGAAGGGACAGAAGTCCAGCGTGAAGCGAGTGGTGCTGTTCCTGGGGATCCCTCTCCTGTCCCGCCTCCTGAGCCGAGCTTGGCTGAAAGCCTGTGGACTTCCAAACCACCTCCTCTCTTCCACGAAGGAGCACCTTATCCTCCCCCTTTGTTTATCAGGGACACATATAACCAATCAATACCTCAGCCACCTCCTCGGAAAATTAAACGACCCAAACGAAAGATGTACAGGGAAGAACCTACTTCAATAATGAATGCTATTAAACTACGGCCCAGGCAAGTCCTGTGTGACAAATGTAAAAACAGTGTTGTtgctgaaaaaaaggaaattagaaaaggtAGTAGTGCAAGTGACTCTTCTAAATATGAAGATAAAAAACGGAGAAATGAAAGCGTAACTACTGTgaacaaaaaactgaaaactgacCATAAAGTGGATgggaaaaaccaaaatgaaagccAGAAAAGAAACGCTGTGGTTAAGGTTTCAAATATTGCTCACAGCAGAGGCAGAGTAGTCAAAGTTTCTGCTCAGGCCAACACATCAAAAGCTCAGTTAAGTACTAAAAAAGTGCTCCAGAGTAAGAACATGGATCATGCAAAAGCTCGGGAAGTGTTGAAAATTGCCAAAGAAAAGGCACAAAAGAAGCAAAGTGAAACCTCTACGTCCAAAAATGCACATTCAAAAGTCCATTTCACACGCCGCTATCAGAATCCTAGCTCAGGTTCCCTTCCACCCCGGGTTCGTTTAAAACCACAAAGGTacaggaatgaagaaaatgactCCTCTCTGAAGACAGGACTTGAGAAAATGCGGAGTGGCAAGATGGCACCCAAGCCCCAGTCTCGCTGCACCTCTACCCGCTCAGCAGGTGAGGCCCCTTCAGAAAATCAGAGTCCCTCAGACGGCCCTGAAGAGGCCAGCTGTGAGGTTCAGGACACAAACGAAGTGCTTGTGCCTGGTGAGCAGGAGGAACCACAGACACTGGGCAAAAAGGGCAGCAAAAGCAATATCTCTGTTTACATGACCCTAAATCAAAAGAAATCTGACTCTTCCAGTGCTTCAGTGTGTAGCATTGATAGCACAGATGATCTGAAATCCTCCAACTCTGAGTGTAGTTCTTCTGAAAGCTTTGATTTTCCTCCAGGCAGTAGGCATGCACCTTCcacctcctccacttcctcctcttcaaaggaagagaaaaagctcaGTAATTCCTTGAAAATGAAAGTCTTTTCCAAAAACGTCTCTAAATGCGTCACACCAGATGGCAGGACCATATGTGTAGGGGACATTGTTTGGGCCAAGATATATGGCTTCCCTTGGTGGCCAGCCCGTATTCTTACTATAACTGTGAGCCGGAAAGATAACGGCCTTTTAGTTCGACAGGAGGCCCGTATTTCATGGTTTGGGTCTCCAACAACGTCTTTCCTTGCTCTTTCGCAACTCTCCCCCTTTTTAGAAAACTTCCAGTCACGCTTTAATAAGAAGAGAAAGGGCCTGTATCGCAAGGCTATCACAGAGGCAGCTAAGGCTGCCAAGCAGCTGACCCCTGAAGTGCGGGCTCTGTTGACACAGTTTGAAACGTGA
- the PWWP2A gene encoding PWWP domain-containing protein 2A isoform X4: MQLQSNTFQEGTEVQREASGAVPGDPSPVPPPEPSLAESLWTSKPPPLFHEGAPYPPPLFIRDTYNQSIPQPPPRKIKRPKRKMYREEPTSIMNAIKLRPRQVLCDKCKNSVVAEKKEIRKGSSASDSSKYEDKKRRNESVTTVNKKLKTDHKVDGKNQNESQKRNAVVKVSNIAHSRGRVVKVSAQANTSKAQLSTKKVLQSKNMDHAKAREVLKIAKEKAQKKQSETSTSKNAHSKVHFTRRYQNPSSGSLPPRVRLKPQRYRNEENDSSLKTGLEKMRSGKMAPKPQSRCTSTRSAGEAPSENQSPSDGPEEASCEVQDTNEVLVPGEQEEPQTLGKKGSKSNISVYMTLNQKKSDSSSASVCSIDSTDDLKSSNSECSSSESFDFPPGSRHAPSTSSTSSSSKEEKKLSNSLKMKVFSKNVSKCVTPDGRTICVGDIVWAKIYGFPWWPARILTITVSRKDNGLLVRQEARISWFGSPTTSFLALSQLSPFLENFQSRFNKKRKGLYRKAITEAAKAAKQLTPEVRALLTQFET; this comes from the coding sequence ATGCAGCTCCAAAGTAATACATTCCAAGAAGGGACAGAAGTCCAGCGTGAAGCGAGTGGTGCTGTTCCTGGGGATCCCTCTCCTGTCCCGCCTCCTGAGCCGAGCTTGGCTGAAAGCCTGTGGACTTCCAAACCACCTCCTCTCTTCCACGAAGGAGCACCTTATCCTCCCCCTTTGTTTATCAGGGACACATATAACCAATCAATACCTCAGCCACCTCCTCGGAAAATTAAACGACCCAAACGAAAGATGTACAGGGAAGAACCTACTTCAATAATGAATGCTATTAAACTACGGCCCAGGCAAGTCCTGTGTGACAAATGTAAAAACAGTGTTGTtgctgaaaaaaaggaaattagaaaaggtAGTAGTGCAAGTGACTCTTCTAAATATGAAGATAAAAAACGGAGAAATGAAAGCGTAACTACTGTgaacaaaaaactgaaaactgacCATAAAGTGGATgggaaaaaccaaaatgaaagccAGAAAAGAAACGCTGTGGTTAAGGTTTCAAATATTGCTCACAGCAGAGGCAGAGTAGTCAAAGTTTCTGCTCAGGCCAACACATCAAAAGCTCAGTTAAGTACTAAAAAAGTGCTCCAGAGTAAGAACATGGATCATGCAAAAGCTCGGGAAGTGTTGAAAATTGCCAAAGAAAAGGCACAAAAGAAGCAAAGTGAAACCTCTACGTCCAAAAATGCACATTCAAAAGTCCATTTCACACGCCGCTATCAGAATCCTAGCTCAGGTTCCCTTCCACCCCGGGTTCGTTTAAAACCACAAAGGTacaggaatgaagaaaatgactCCTCTCTGAAGACAGGACTTGAGAAAATGCGGAGTGGCAAGATGGCACCCAAGCCCCAGTCTCGCTGCACCTCTACCCGCTCAGCAGGTGAGGCCCCTTCAGAAAATCAGAGTCCCTCAGACGGCCCTGAAGAGGCCAGCTGTGAGGTTCAGGACACAAACGAAGTGCTTGTGCCTGGTGAGCAGGAGGAACCACAGACACTGGGCAAAAAGGGCAGCAAAAGCAATATCTCTGTTTACATGACCCTAAATCAAAAGAAATCTGACTCTTCCAGTGCTTCAGTGTGTAGCATTGATAGCACAGATGATCTGAAATCCTCCAACTCTGAGTGTAGTTCTTCTGAAAGCTTTGATTTTCCTCCAGGCAGTAGGCATGCACCTTCcacctcctccacttcctcctcttcaaaggaagagaaaaagctcaGTAATTCCTTGAAAATGAAAGTCTTTTCCAAAAACGTCTCTAAATGCGTCACACCAGATGGCAGGACCATATGTGTAGGGGACATTGTTTGGGCCAAGATATATGGCTTCCCTTGGTGGCCAGCCCGTATTCTTACTATAACTGTGAGCCGGAAAGATAACGGCCTTTTAGTTCGACAGGAGGCCCGTATTTCATGGTTTGGGTCTCCAACAACGTCTTTCCTTGCTCTTTCGCAACTCTCCCCCTTTTTAGAAAACTTCCAGTCACGCTTTAATAAGAAGAGAAAGGGCCTGTATCGCAAGGCTATCACAGAGGCAGCTAAGGCTGCCAAGCAGCTGACCCCTGAAGTGCGGGCTCTGTTGACACAGTTTGAAACGTGA